AGCCGAAGCTAAAACTGGTTTGCCCATCGCCATGTACTCATAGATTTTGAGCGGCGAATGATACATTGCACCGATTTGCATTTTGACATGACCGGAATATCCTAAGTCAAATCCGGCAATATAATCGGGTACTTCGTCCCAGGCAACTTGACCGACAAACTCGACCCGGTTTGATAAACCCAAGCTACGAGCTTTAGATTCCCACTCCTGTCGCATCTGACCGTCTCCTACAACGACCAGAGACAGATCGAAGCCATCTGTTTGCAAATCGTTAAGGACTTCTAGCAAATCGTCTAAACCCTGCCAAGGGTAAAGATTACCGACAAATCCAATTGTGAAGTTATCGAATATGCGTTTGGGATGACGACCCTTGGAGTCAAAAACACTAGTATCTACGCCGTTGGGTAAGACAATGACTTTCTCTGGTGAAATCTCTGCTTCTCGAATGATAATCTCTTTGAGTGCTTGGGTGACGCAGACCAGCAGATCGCACTCTCGGTAGGCTTGAATTTCCAATTGACGTTGGAGATCGCTTAAAACAACATTCTTTCGCTCTGCTTTTGTTTCGTAGAACAAAGGGGAATTAGTTTCTAAGATCCAGGGAATACCGTGCTGCTTGAAGATCCAACCTAGAGACTGCAACGCAGCACGACGCTCGTAAACCAAATCTACCTTTTGAGCTAATTCTTGCGAAGCTCGTCTTGCATTGAGGTTACTCATGTACAAGCGGATTAAATCCGATCCAAGAGTCCGAACAAATCCTGCTGTTACGGCGCGCTCCGAGCCTTTTGTCACCCAACTACGCGGGACGCGATCGCCTACAATAAAAGGATGAACTTGCCATTGGAGAGCTGCAAAAGCTCTCATCACTCCCAACATATGCGATCGCGGTCCGCCTGCTTCAGCATCAGGACGAGTAGAGGCTCGTGGGGCAGCAGATAAGTAGCCAAGCCTGCGTATCACACTTTTGCGTTCCATATTTACAGTTCTAAAACACTGTGATTAGCCCTTAAATTCTGCAAAAATTGCAATGACTGCTTAACTAATTTTTTGACAGCGTTAAGTACTAGCAATATATTGCTATATCCTCTCCGCATTCGTCCGCTAGATAGCATAGGGCTTTAAAGCGAAGATTTACCACTTGCTCGTAAAAAGGATTTAACTTGCATAGGGGCGGAATATGAACTAGGATGCGATTGAAGAACTTGATTTCGCGCTCAAACGGACAACTGGATGGAATTGCCTTACACAATAAATGGGCTTTTTTAGAGTCACGAATCTCAATTCCATCCAACCAAGAACAAACTAGTTCTTTTAGATTGATAAGTTTTATCATCATTTTCACTCCTTTTTATCTATAGCACTTGCGATCGATGCATAAGATTTGGAAGTTGTAAGTCGTAAGTTGTCATTACGAAATCACAAACGAGTAATGACATTCATTTTGCGTGTTGTACAGTTCGATCGGAATGCTATAGATGGTTAATACTAGTGTTTAGCAATTTAAGCTTTAGGGAAAGGTGAGCAATGCCCACCCTACTACATGGTGGGAAGAGTGTTACATCCAACTCGATGTTTTTCGGTGAAAATAAACTGGCAAACCTGATAGTAAATCTCAGAAGCTGTTATCTTCAACCTTGATGTTTAATTTACAACAACAAAAGTGTCAAACTAGGAACAAAAAGGTAACAAATTGGGAAAAGTTAGGATTGCGAGATTGAGTTATGAACTATTTGTGTGCTTACCTTGGGTCGCAAAGTAGTGTAGTAAATATCTTCCAAAATACTAGTTTGACTGCGAAGATTAAATCGGGTGCGGACTCGTTCTTGACCGTTTTGGCTAAGTTGCTGCCATAAGGTTCGGTCGTTAAGTAAGAGCAAAATATATTCAGCTAGTGTCCTCCAATCTCGTTCTCTAGCCAGGAAACCTGTCTGACCGTGTAATATAGCATCAGGGATACCAGAATGCATCGAACTGACAACTGGCAAACCCATTGCTTGAGCTTCGATGAGAACAATAGGAAGCCCCTCTGAGTCTCCTGTAGCAGCCGTTACGCTTGGTGCAGCCAGCAAAAGCGCCTGATTCATCCAGTTTTTTACGACTTGTGGCGGTTGCGTTCCGAGAAAACGATAGCGACGTAGTTTTATCGCTGCCATGTTTTCTAAATCAACCCTTAAGGGTCCATCACCAATTATCACCAGTTCCACATCTGGCATTACTGCTTGTACTTGGTTCATAGCTTGAATCAGATATTTACACCCTTTCTTCTCAGCTAGCCGTCCCACAAACAGCACGATTGGACGACGTTGCACGGATGGATCGGGTTGAAAAGTTTCTGTATCGACACCAATATGATGTACAACTACTTTATTTGACGGAAAATCCTGCTCTAGTAACTTCCGCTTAATAGACTCAGAAACCGCAATAAATAGCCGTGCCTTCTGCTTTAGTAGCTCTCGACGACGCAGATAAACGCGGTGACTCCAGAAGGAGGCTTTTGCATACTTATCGTGCATAGTAGCGTCATAACCGTGGAACGTAACTACGAGCGGGACTTGTAAACATTGCGCTAGTGGCAAAGCGATCGCCCCATCTGGGGCAAAATGAGCGTGAATCAGTGCGGGATGAAGTCGCTGTAAAGATCGCACAAAATCGACAGATGTTTTCCCCCATAACTTATAAGACAGCTCATTTGTCAAGCCTAACAATCCACCTTGGTTGAGGGCGATCCGGCGCTCTTGAGGAAGTTGCAAACCTTGTACGAGACGAGAGCCTACGTAATAAGGAATAAAATCCCGTAAGGCTTCTGCTTGTTTTTGCACAAAGGTTTCTGAGGCAGGCAGGAGATTATTTCTATAAATTAGGACAACAGGTTTGTGAAGCATATTTGATTGTTTTCCTATGCTGAAAATTTCCGAGTTGCAGGCGGTTTGGCTGGCTGAGGCTGAATCGTCATTGAGAAAACCGTTGAAACATAAAAAATCCAAAAAATATTGTTTTGCTGCAAGATAATGCTGTCGGTCATGTTATACGGCAACAAGAATGTCAAAAACGCTAATGGAAACATTCCTGTGGCAGTTTGGTTAGTACGCGCCCAGATCAGCGATCGCCCAAAGTAAATCGAGAATCCCAATACAAATACTGCAATACCTAGTAAGCCTAAATCGAGTCCTAATTGTAAATAACCATTGTGAGCGTATGTAGGTTCCCAAATCAGTACGTTCCATACCCTTCCAGATTCGCCCTGCCAACCCAGCCAGAAGGCACTATATCCATAACCCAACCAGGGATATTTTTGGATTGCTTGCAGCAAAACAGACCACAATTCTGTGCGTCCGGTAAAAGTTAAATCCCGTCCGGTAGCAGCGAGAATTGCTTCCACTTGACTCAAAAGCCATAGAACCATAGCTGCACCAAGCGTCACTGTCATGACAACACAATGCATGAATAGAGGATTGCGCCACCGCCACAGGCTGTAGAGTGGCAATAGAGCGAGAACAATTAGGGAAGACAAAAAGGGTGTTGCTGACGTTGACAGCAGTATTAAGGCAACTGAAAGTGCAAAACCAGTCCATGCAATCCATCGATATCTGTAGCTATAAAGAGCAAAAAGCGAGAACAACACCACGCTTAAACCCATAGCTCGACCCAAAGCATTTTTATGCACGAAGATTCCTCGCCAAGCACCGATGTGTCCCCCTTCCTGGTGAACTCCGTAAGCTGGCAGGGCGATCGCAAACAGAAAACTGAGTACTATTGCTATACCTAGAGTCCACGCGAGCAACTGCAATTGCTGTTTTAAACTGTAGCGCGTCGCTAAGTACACCCCAAATAAAGTTGTCATGACGAGTGCTACACTACGGCGAAGAGTGACTATTGGTGCAACAGACCAAAGCACGGAGAAAAGCGCGATCGCGACTAGTAGGATTAACAGCTTTTCCTTAAGTACGAGTTGCATAACACTTTTCCACCGCAGCAGAATCAGGAAGAAGGTGACTGCATAGACCCCAAATAAAAAAATTTGCATGACTGGATCGCCTTCAGTCGCATCAAGTACAAATCCTTCTTGACGGCGGAAAAGCGAAATTAAAGCATCTGAGAAAAGTAGTAGAGCTAAAACTACAAATCCTTTTTCAAATAAGTTTTTCTGGATGGCAATCTGTAGTTTCATCTTCTATTGAATTGAGTTCAATTGATGTTTATTTCTTGCAGATTTGCAGTTAAAAATACAGAAATTAAACGTTTGAAGTTTCAGATATCGATCCCCCCTAACCCCCCTTAAAAAAGGGGGGAACTAATACCCCCTTTTGAAGGGGGTTGGGGGATCGACTGCCAAGCGACTGCAACAAAAAGGGGGGAACTAATGCCCCCTTGTTAAGGGGGTTGGGGGATCGACTACAAAGCGACTGCAACAACGAACACATGAATTATTATCGCTCCCAAATTTTTAAACTATAGTAAACTGCTCTTAAACTAATTCTCAGCCTTTCTAGAATTGAAATTGAAGCCAGATATTTTTTGACAAGTTCTTTAGCTGATGCTTCCACTCCGCCAGTGCGCCAGTAAATGCTAAGTCCTTTGGCGAAAGATTTATTAGTAAACTTTGCTAATTCTGGAAATCTAACTCTCATCCAGTTAGCCATAATTAAAATCGATCTTGCCATATATTGTTGTCGATCGCTCCTAGCAGTGTAAGCGTTACAATCGTGTACTCTTTGAATAGTTAGCTCTCGATCTAAGAAAAAACCTGAACTTAACGCGATCGCCGAAAATTTCAAGCAGCGGTCAGCTGAGGTTTTATGAGTTTTATACTGAGGCAAGGGAAAAATTTGCTTTAGCAGAGAACGTGTAAAGCACAAACCAGAGGTCGGAGGTATAATAAAATCGACTTTTCCTCGTTCGAGCATTGACGCTCTAAAATCGCATTTTTGCGATCGCGACTGCTTTGTTTCCTCTGTGATAGTTACATATACATTGTCATGGCATATTCGTTTTAGCAACTTACCCGTTTTCATATCCATTACCTTAATGCTATGAAAACACCAACCGATATCTGGGTTATTTTTAAATACATTGACAACTTCTGAAACTTTTTCTAATAGAGCCAGATCGTCGGCATCAAGGAAACAAATAATATCACCTTTAGCTATGTTAAATCCGACGTTCAATGCTGACGACTGACCCTCATTTTCTTTCAAAACTGGAATGACTCGATCTTGATAACGAGCGATAACTTCGCGAGAATTATCGATAGAACCATCATCAACTACAATAATTTCCAGATGAGAATAAGTTTGATTTAAAGCACTTTCAATTGCTTTATCAACGTAACATCCATAGTTGCAATTATTGATAATTATACTAACTAAAGGTCGATCGTTCATATCTCATTACCTTCTCTGTCAGAGCGAATCAGCTAACGCATGAACCTCAGAATGTGCCAAAATAACTTTGGAGCGAGTATGAAAATTGTTAGAGCATAAAAAACAGCACCGATTAGCGTATAGATCGCTAGTGAGGCTGGTAGAGAGAGCAAACTAGGCAAAAAATATTTGGCTGCCAAAATAGCACTTACCATAACCGAGGTTGCCGCGATCGCGATCGCATATTGACGTAGATAGGCGATCGGTTGTAAAGGAATTAATTTACGCACTACATATATAGAAATTGGAAAAGTCAAATAGCTACCAATGACATAAGCTAATGCAACAGCTACAACTCCCCAACGAGTTACTAATATAAAACCTAAAATATTAACTACAGCAGTCAGACAGTTTACCCCCAATTTCCAAGCTGGTTTACCTTTAGCCATCATTACAGTGGAATTGAAGTTAAACATCGAGTGGAGAATGCCAACAAATGCTAATACTTGCATAATTGGAATACTCGATCGCCACTGACTGCCAAATAAGATCTGTACGACTTCAGGCGCTAACACAGCCATACCAATAAAAGTTGGAAAAGCGACGAGAC
This window of the Chroococcidiopsis thermalis PCC 7203 genome carries:
- a CDS encoding O-antigen ligase family protein, with product MKLQIAIQKNLFEKGFVVLALLLFSDALISLFRRQEGFVLDATEGDPVMQIFLFGVYAVTFFLILLRWKSVMQLVLKEKLLILLVAIALFSVLWSVAPIVTLRRSVALVMTTLFGVYLATRYSLKQQLQLLAWTLGIAIVLSFLFAIALPAYGVHQEGGHIGAWRGIFVHKNALGRAMGLSVVLFSLFALYSYRYRWIAWTGFALSVALILLSTSATPFLSSLIVLALLPLYSLWRWRNPLFMHCVVMTVTLGAAMVLWLLSQVEAILAATGRDLTFTGRTELWSVLLQAIQKYPWLGYGYSAFWLGWQGESGRVWNVLIWEPTYAHNGYLQLGLDLGLLGIAVFVLGFSIYFGRSLIWARTNQTATGMFPLAFLTFLLPYNMTDSIILQQNNIFWIFYVSTVFSMTIQPQPAKPPATRKFSA
- a CDS encoding Mo-dependent nitrogenase C-terminal domain-containing protein; this translates as MMIKLINLKELVCSWLDGIEIRDSKKAHLLCKAIPSSCPFEREIKFFNRILVHIPPLCKLNPFYEQVVNLRFKALCYLADECGEDIAIYC
- a CDS encoding glycosyltransferase family 2 protein; the encoded protein is MNDRPLVSIIINNCNYGCYVDKAIESALNQTYSHLEIIVVDDGSIDNSREVIARYQDRVIPVLKENEGQSSALNVGFNIAKGDIICFLDADDLALLEKVSEVVNVFKNNPDIGWCFHSIKVMDMKTGKLLKRICHDNVYVTITEETKQSRSQKCDFRASMLERGKVDFIIPPTSGLCFTRSLLKQIFPLPQYKTHKTSADRCLKFSAIALSSGFFLDRELTIQRVHDCNAYTARSDRQQYMARSILIMANWMRVRFPELAKFTNKSFAKGLSIYWRTGGVEASAKELVKKYLASISILERLRISLRAVYYSLKIWER
- a CDS encoding glycosyltransferase family 4 protein, which produces MERKSVIRRLGYLSAAPRASTRPDAEAGGPRSHMLGVMRAFAALQWQVHPFIVGDRVPRSWVTKGSERAVTAGFVRTLGSDLIRLYMSNLNARRASQELAQKVDLVYERRAALQSLGWIFKQHGIPWILETNSPLFYETKAERKNVVLSDLQRQLEIQAYRECDLLVCVTQALKEIIIREAEISPEKVIVLPNGVDTSVFDSKGRHPKRIFDNFTIGFVGNLYPWQGLDDLLEVLNDLQTDGFDLSLVVVGDGQMRQEWESKARSLGLSNRVEFVGQVAWDEVPDYIAGFDLGYSGHVKMQIGAMYHSPLKIYEYMAMGKPVLASAFEDAKFTLRDGETGFLFPSGDKQALKLALVRAYESRVALPNMGELARQEILTYHSWTARVRTLIETVEQIFRDREQ
- a CDS encoding glycosyltransferase is translated as MLHKPVVLIYRNNLLPASETFVQKQAEALRDFIPYYVGSRLVQGLQLPQERRIALNQGGLLGLTNELSYKLWGKTSVDFVRSLQRLHPALIHAHFAPDGAIALPLAQCLQVPLVVTFHGYDATMHDKYAKASFWSHRVYLRRRELLKQKARLFIAVSESIKRKLLEQDFPSNKVVVHHIGVDTETFQPDPSVQRRPIVLFVGRLAEKKGCKYLIQAMNQVQAVMPDVELVIIGDGPLRVDLENMAAIKLRRYRFLGTQPPQVVKNWMNQALLLAAPSVTAATGDSEGLPIVLIEAQAMGLPVVSSMHSGIPDAILHGQTGFLARERDWRTLAEYILLLLNDRTLWQQLSQNGQERVRTRFNLRSQTSILEDIYYTTLRPKVSTQIVHNSISQS